A genomic segment from Deltaproteobacteria bacterium encodes:
- a CDS encoding ABC transporter ATP-binding protein: MLSINDLGVRFGAGAGAVEAVDGVSLTIRKGETVALVGESGSGKSATALSVLQLLPYPAASHPRGSIRFQGTELLGSSPRDLQEIRGDRIAMIFQEPMTSLNPLHTIARQIGETLKLHKGLDGAAATERTLELLRLVGIVEPERRLGAYPHELSGGQRQRMMIAMALANEPDLLIADEPTTALDVTIQAQLLELLVSLQRRLGMAILFITHDMAIVRRLADRLCIMQRGKIVEAGATADVMERPQHPYTRHLLASTPKGAPAPPDTGGAPLAACDDLKVWYPIKAGILRRTVDHVRAVDGISMELHPGQTVGVVGESGSGKTTLGMALLRLTASNGSVRFDGREIQGLRSRALRPLRRDMQVVFQDPYGSLNPRLSVAQIIEEGLVVHGLGRTAEERDALIVEALREVELEPEARHRYPHEFSGGQRQRVAIARAMVLKPRFVVLDEPTSALDVSVQAQIVGLLRRLQAQHRCAYLFISHDLKVVRAMSHHVLVVHRGVVVEQGPAAAIFEAPRHEYTKELVAAAFDI, from the coding sequence CTGCTCTCCATCAACGACCTGGGGGTTCGTTTCGGCGCGGGGGCCGGCGCCGTGGAAGCGGTGGACGGGGTCTCCCTCACCATCCGCAAGGGCGAGACCGTGGCGCTGGTAGGCGAAAGCGGCTCGGGCAAGTCGGCCACGGCGTTGTCGGTCCTGCAACTCCTGCCCTACCCCGCGGCCAGCCACCCGCGCGGCAGCATCCGCTTCCAAGGGACCGAGCTGCTCGGCTCCTCTCCCCGGGACCTCCAGGAGATACGCGGCGACCGCATCGCCATGATCTTCCAGGAACCCATGACCTCCCTCAACCCGCTGCACACCATCGCGCGCCAGATCGGCGAGACCCTGAAGCTGCACAAGGGGCTCGACGGCGCCGCGGCCACGGAGCGCACATTGGAGCTGCTGCGACTGGTGGGCATCGTCGAGCCCGAGCGCCGGCTGGGCGCCTATCCACACGAGCTTTCTGGAGGACAGCGCCAGCGGATGATGATCGCCATGGCCCTGGCCAACGAGCCCGACCTGCTTATCGCGGACGAGCCCACCACCGCCCTGGACGTGACCATCCAGGCGCAGTTGCTGGAGCTCCTCGTGAGCCTGCAGCGGCGCCTGGGCATGGCGATCCTGTTCATCACCCACGACATGGCCATCGTGCGCCGGCTGGCCGACCGCCTGTGCATCATGCAGCGCGGCAAGATCGTGGAAGCGGGCGCCACCGCCGACGTGATGGAACGGCCCCAACACCCCTACACGCGCCACCTGCTGGCGTCGACCCCCAAGGGCGCCCCGGCCCCTCCCGACACCGGCGGCGCGCCGTTGGCGGCCTGCGACGACCTCAAGGTCTGGTATCCCATCAAGGCGGGGATTCTCCGGCGCACCGTGGACCATGTGCGCGCCGTGGACGGCATCTCCATGGAGCTTCACCCGGGACAGACCGTGGGCGTGGTGGGCGAGAGCGGCTCGGGCAAAACCACGCTGGGGATGGCGCTGCTGCGCCTCACCGCAAGCAACGGCTCGGTGCGCTTCGACGGGCGCGAGATCCAGGGACTGCGCTCGCGCGCGCTGCGGCCGCTGCGGCGCGACATGCAGGTGGTGTTCCAGGACCCCTACGGCTCGCTCAACCCGCGCCTCTCCGTGGCGCAGATCATCGAGGAGGGTCTGGTGGTCCACGGGCTCGGGCGCACGGCCGAGGAGCGCGACGCGCTCATCGTCGAGGCCCTGCGCGAGGTGGAACTGGAGCCCGAGGCGCGCCACCGCTATCCCCACGAGTTCTCGGGGGGACAGCGCCAGCGCGTCGCCATTGCCCGGGCCATGGTGCTGAAACCGCGGTTCGTGGTGCTGGACGAGCCCACCTCCGCCCTGGACGTGTCCGTGCAGGCACAGATCGTCGGGCTGCTGCGGCGTCTCCAGGCACAACACCGCTGCGCCTACCTGTTCATCAGCCACGACCTCAAGGTGGTGCGCGCCATGAGCCACCACGTCCTGGTGGTGCACCGGGGCGTGGTCGTGGAGCAGGGTCCGGCCGCGGCCATCTTCGAGGCGCCGCGGCACGAGTACACGAAGGAACTCGTGGCCGCCGCGTTCGACATTTGA